In a single window of the Pseudopipra pipra isolate bDixPip1 chromosome Z, bDixPip1.hap1, whole genome shotgun sequence genome:
- the SLC26A1 gene encoding sulfate anion transporter 1, translating into MERQLEATRMENSTSSFLIMERKTHVKINRKQVMLAKLKKSCSCTPRKLKNFVMDFFPVLRWLPKYQCKEYIWGDIMSGLVIGIILVPQAIAYSLLAGLKPIYSLYTSFFANIIYFLMGTSRHVSVGIFSLISLMVGQVVDRELLLAGFDLNDDAPPALGDGSLQNDSLSNTTAFNLTIAGINAECGKECYAIGIATALTFMAGVYQVLMGIFRLGFVSMYLSESVLDGFATGASLTILTAQVKYLIGIKIPRSQGHGMLVITWINIFRNISQANLCDVITSAICIVVLVTAKELGDRYKHKLKFPLPTELVVIVVATLVSHYGKLNEVYASSVSGAIPTGFIPPEVPQFNLMLRVAVDALPLALVSFAFTVSLSEMCAKKYAYTIRANQEMFAVGFCNIIPSFFHSFATSAALAKTLVKTSTGCQTQVSGVISAMVVLLVLLFLAPLFYSLQKCVLACIIIVSLRGALRKFRDVPARYHVNKVDTLVWVITVSASALVSTEIGLLVGMVFSMLCIVVRTQRPRTALLGQIQDTGFYEDDLEYENLTTVPKVKIFRFEGPLYYANKNYFLKSLYRLTNLDPNLEAARRKKYEKKEKQHLRKGNHRTANGLGIEETTLQLVPKQIDFQALVVDCSSISFLDTTGVNTLKEILKDYKNLNISVLLACCNPSVIDSLKRGGYFGGDFGSMQEMLFYSIHNAVLFAKDQKLPADCSV; encoded by the exons ATGGAAAGACAACTCGAGGCTACCAGAATGGAAAACAGCACCTCTTCCTTCCTTATCATGGAAAGAAAGACACATGTGAAGATTAATAGGAAACAAGTCATGCTAGCTAAGCTGAAaaagagctgctcctgcaccccACGGAAGCTGAAGAACTTTGTTAtggatttctttcctgttttacGATGGCTTCCCAAGTACCAGTGCAAAGAATACATTTGGGGGGATATTATGTCTGGGTTAGTGATTGGGATCATTTTGGTGCCTCAAGCAATTGCATACTCACTGCTGGCAGGTCTGAAGCCCATTTATAGTCTTTACACGTCATTCTTCGCCAACATCATCTATTTCTTAATGGGCACATCCCGTCATGTATCAGTTGGCATTTTCAGCTTGATAAGCTTAATGGTAGGACAAGTTGTGGACCGAGAACTTCTCTTGGCTGGGTTTGACTTGAATGATGATGCCCCACCAGCCTTGGGTGATGGCTCTCTGCAGAATGACAGTCTGTCCAACACAACTGCCTTCAACCTTACAATTGCGGGGATAAATGCTGAGTGCGGGAAAGAATGCTACGCTATCGGCATTGCTACAGCCTTGACATTCATGGCTGGAGTGTATCAG GTTCTAATGGGGATTTTCCGCCTGGGTTTCGTATCTATGTACCTATCTGAGTCGGTACTAGACGGCTTTGCAACCGGTGCTTCCTTAACCATTTTAACAGCTCAAGTGAAATATCTGATTGGAATAAAAATTCCACGTAGCCAAGGGCATGGGATGCTTGTTATTACCTGGATTAACATTTTCCGGAACATTTCTCAGGCCAACCTTTGTGATGTCATCACAAGTGCCATTTGTATCGTGGTGCTGGTCACTGCGAAGGAACTGGGAGATCGGTATAAGCACAAACTGAAATTTCCTCTTCCCACAGAGCTGGTAGTTATTGTTGTGGCAACACTGGTGTCACACTACGGGAAGTTAAATGAAGTCTATGCATCCAGTGTTTCTGGAGCTATTCCAACGGGATTTATTCCTCCAGAGGTACCACAGTTCAACTTAATGCTCCGAGTCGCTGTAGATGCTTTGCCTCTTGCCCTAGTCAGTTTTGCCTTCACTGTGTCCCTTTCCGAAATGTGTGCAAAGAAATATGCTTACACCATCCGAGCCAATCAGGAGATGTTTGCTGTGGGGTTCTGCAACatcattccttcttttttccactCTTTTGCAACCAGTGCAGCTCTGGCAAAAACCCTCGTCAAAACATCTACAGGTTGCCAGACTCAAGTCTCCGGAGTAATTAGTGCAATGGTGGTTTTGCTGGTgctgctcttcctggcaccTCTCTTCTACTCCTTGCAGAAGTGTGTCCTGGCTTGTATCATTATTGTCAGCCTCCGAGGAGCCCTGAGGAAGTTCAGAGATGTGCCAGCACGGTACCACGTGAATAAGGTGGACACGCTTGTTTGGGTCATTACTGTGTCTGCCTCTGCCTTGGTCAGCACAGAAATAGGGTTGTTGGTTGGCATGGTTTTCTCCATGTTATGCATTGTTGTTCGGACACAGCGGCCACGGACAGCCCTGCTCGGTCAGATCCAAGACACAGGCTTTTATGAGGATGACTTAGAATATGAAAATCTCACTACTGTTCCAAAGGTCAAAATATTTCGTTTTGAGGGTCCACTTTACTATGCAAATAAAAACTATTTCCTAAAGTCTCTGTACAGATTGACCAATTTAGATCCTAATCTAGAAGCTGCTAGAAGGAAGAAATatgagaagaaggaaaagcagcatctGCGAAAGGGAAATCACAGAACTGCCAATGGACTGGGCATCGAAGAAACCACTTTGCAACTAGTTCCTAAACAAATTGATTTCCAAGCCCTTGTTGTAGATTGCTCCTCCATCTCATTTTTGGACACCACTGGAGTTAATACCCTAAAGGAAATCCTGAAAGACTACAAGAACTTAAACATTTCTGTTCTCCTGGCTTGCTGCAATCCCTCAGTGATAGACTCTCTGAAAAGAGGAGGTTACTTTGGAGGAGATTTTGGAAGTATGCAGGAAATGCTGTTCTACAGTATACATAATGCTGTGCTGTTTGCAAAAGACCAAAAGCTTCCAGCAGATTGCTCAGTTTAA